The proteins below are encoded in one region of Vulpes lagopus strain Blue_001 chromosome 10, ASM1834538v1, whole genome shotgun sequence:
- the LOC121500952 gene encoding basic salivary proline-rich protein 2-like: MKELKNLQAVFDPEVLALAGFHTAPRNSGLEPRQGGCTPSPTLPGANVPQGSWLLKAGLEGVNGLRRRQGAGPSPTEAQSVPRTAASVPGRRGRVWVTAGSPLEPGRSRGRGRAGLPFRRPPRGAASPRVPPAHSLGAPSRPGQGRGRGRGWAPRGLPRDPPRPARCPAAAPPALARGSAREARPGGSPEEAAGRPRGPEAPAAMNEPARGRAPPPRPRSPGPASRRPRRHAAARPRAALCREPRGASRGPRRAAQGGGRSRGAAAPAEPPARPGVGGAARPGRARGRGRGRGARAPPGALRGRRDVAGRGQQPGARPLSPVRARPAAATLTSRSEGPAPVAALADAIELPARPRRPRRSARGGQSSSRPQAARAAQTGRPPAGHRAAPPPLRRALPLRAGWGGGSSLHPLPRSAARGANPRQQAPGGGGVLPRPSARPQARRLRTSLSPRPRCFQPRSS; encoded by the exons ATGAAGGAGTTGAAGAACCTCCAAGCTGTCTTTGACCCTGAAGTCCTGGCACTCGCTGGCTTCCACACGGCCCCCCGCAACAGCGGCCTGGAGCCCAGGCAGGGGGGCTGCACACCCTCACCCACGCTTCCTGGGGCTAATGTGCCACAGGGGAGCT GGCTGCTGAAGGCCGGCCTGGAAGGGGTTAACGGCCTCCGCCGCCGCCAGGGCGCAGGACCCAGTCCAACCGAAGCCCAGTCTGTCCCTCGGACCGCCGCCTCCGTGCCCGGGCGCAGGGGCAGGGTCTGGGTGACCGCGGGAAGTCCCCTCGAGCCGGgccggagccggggccggggccgggcgggcctTCCCTTCCGGCGGCCGCCGCGCGGCGCCGCGTCCCCACGGGTCCCTCCGGCTCACTCCCTAGGCGCGCCCAGCCGGccggggcaggggcgcgggcgcgggcgggggtgGGCGCCGCGTGGCCTCCCGAGAGACCCGCCCCGACCCGCGCGctgccccgcggccgccccgccggCCCTCGCCCGGGGGAGCGCTCGGGAGGCGCGCCCGGGGGGCAGCCCGGAGGAGGCGGCCGGCCGGCCTCGGGGCCCAGAGGCTCCGGCCGCAATGAATGAGCCGGCCCGcggccgcgcgcccccgccccggccccgctcccCAGGCCCGGCGTCCCGGAGGCCCCGGCGGCACGCAGCTGCGAGACCTCGGGCTGCACTTTGCAGAGAGCCCCGCGGAGCCTCCCGgggcccccgccgcgccgcgcagGGCGGAGGCCGGTCTCGAggcgccgcggcccccgccgAGCCCCCGGCGCGCCCCGGCGTTGGCGGCGCGGCGCGTcccgggcgggcgcggggtcgggggcgggggcggggggcgcgggccccGCCGGGGGCGCTCCGAGGGCGCCGGGACGTGGCGGGGCGCGGGCAGCAGCCAGGTGCCCGGCCGCTGAGCCCTGTCCGCGCGCGCCCGGCCGCGGCCACACTCACCTCCCGCTCCGAGGGCCCCGCTCCGGTCGCCGCGCTGGCGGACGCGATCGAGCTCCCGGCACGGCCGCGGCGGCCCCGGCGCTCTGCGCGCGGAGGGCAGTCCTCATCCCGACCGCAGGCCGCCCGGGCCGCGCAGacgggccgcccgcccgccgggcaccgagccgccccgccgccgctgcGCCGCGCTCTGCCCCtgcgggcggggtggggaggggggagcagccTCCACCCGCTTCCCAGGTCGGCCGCGCGCGGGGCCAATCCTCGCCAACAGgctcccggcggcggcggggtgCTCCCGAGGCCCTCGGCACGGCCCCAGGCACGGCGGCTTCGTACCAGCCTCAGCCCCCGGCCCCGGTGCTTTCAGCCCCGCTCTTCCTAG